In Neisseriaceae bacterium CLB008, one genomic interval encodes:
- a CDS encoding PLP-dependent aminotransferase family protein has product MVLRLQAEIDWHETKQPAYRQIYQRVVALISTGQLPPGGRLPAIRTLAHELGLAQGTVEAAYDLLSAEGYIIAKGAAGTFVSAQLPLRVSAVEAPAEAAEVMEVTADPNRTAQALPLQMGLPALDAFPTKLWARLSTKRMQAWTAADLAYPPAAGYAPLRSELAKYLRLARGIVCRPEQIVVVAGYQAALALLAQLLGVANRQVWLEDPGYVFGRAAWRQAGAEIVPVPVDEEGLCVAAGLALAPTACCAVVTPAHQSPLTVSLSLARRLALLDWAARTGGWVIEDDYDGEYRYRGWPLPALSSLDQAERCITVGTLSKVLFPGLRLAYVVLPPALVAPAGQALQHSSYSPALLGQQVLTDFMQAGHFSRHIKKMRRLYAERRAMVMTVFQQRLSPWLNIAAEAGGMHLVAKVQPPYRDVWLAERAQAQGMAVQALSHWAIAPAQAQQGLLFGFANVVDIAQAQAYAEALAQAWASADA; this is encoded by the coding sequence ATGGTGTTGCGCTTACAGGCCGAGATTGATTGGCACGAAACCAAGCAGCCGGCCTATCGGCAAATCTATCAGCGCGTGGTGGCGTTAATCAGCACCGGCCAGCTGCCGCCGGGTGGGCGCCTGCCGGCGATTCGAACCTTGGCGCATGAGCTGGGCTTGGCTCAGGGTACGGTTGAGGCCGCCTATGATTTATTGAGTGCCGAAGGCTACATTATTGCGAAGGGCGCTGCGGGGACGTTTGTCAGCGCTCAATTACCGTTGCGAGTATCTGCTGTTGAGGCGCCAGCCGAGGCAGCTGAAGTCATGGAGGTGACTGCAGATCCTAACCGTACGGCACAGGCCTTGCCGTTGCAAATGGGGCTGCCGGCTTTGGATGCCTTTCCGACTAAGCTGTGGGCGCGCTTGAGCACGAAGCGTATGCAGGCCTGGACGGCGGCCGACTTAGCCTATCCGCCTGCTGCGGGCTATGCGCCGCTGCGCAGCGAGTTGGCGAAATACCTGCGGCTGGCGCGCGGCATTGTCTGTCGTCCTGAGCAGATCGTGGTGGTGGCGGGCTATCAAGCGGCCTTGGCGCTGTTGGCTCAGCTATTGGGGGTGGCCAATCGTCAGGTGTGGTTGGAAGATCCAGGCTATGTGTTTGGGCGCGCGGCGTGGCGTCAGGCCGGTGCTGAGATTGTGCCCGTGCCTGTGGATGAAGAGGGTCTGTGCGTGGCGGCGGGCTTGGCCTTGGCGCCAACGGCCTGCTGCGCCGTGGTCACGCCCGCCCACCAAAGCCCACTGACGGTGTCGCTGAGCTTGGCGCGGCGGCTGGCGCTGTTGGACTGGGCCGCGCGCACGGGTGGTTGGGTAATTGAAGACGACTACGACGGCGAATATCGCTATCGCGGCTGGCCGTTGCCCGCCTTAAGTAGCCTAGACCAAGCGGAACGCTGCATCACCGTGGGCACCTTAAGCAAGGTGTTGTTTCCTGGCCTTAGGTTGGCTTATGTGGTGCTGCCACCGGCCTTGGTAGCGCCTGCTGGACAGGCTTTACAACACAGTAGCTACAGCCCTGCACTCTTAGGCCAACAGGTTTTGACGGATTTCATGCAGGCGGGCCATTTTAGCCGCCACATCAAGAAAATGCGCCGCCTGTACGCCGAGCGTCGAGCAATGGTGATGACGGTGTTTCAGCAGCGGCTTTCACCCTGGCTAAACATCGCTGCCGAAGCGGGGGGCATGCATTTGGTGGCCAAGGTGCAGCCACCGTATCGAGATGTTTGGTTGGCCGAACGAGCGCAGGCACAAGGCATGGCCGTTCAGGCGCTGTCGCATTGGGCCATTGCGCCGGCACAGGCTCAGCAAGGCCTGCTGTTTGGCTTTGCCAATGTTGTGGATATTGCCCAGGCTCAAGCGTATGCCGAGGCCTTAGCGCAGGCTTGGGCTTCAGCAGACGCTTAG
- a CDS encoding carboxymuconolactone decarboxylase family protein, with translation MSTLRLPYPRLSAAIYQGFGSAHAALAQSPLGPQLLELVYLRVSQINGCAYCLGLHTESLRQQGESQARLDVLSAWRHSSAFSEREQAALIWAESLTELGALGGGSDADYQRLQAHFSDVEISDLTLAVALMNAYNRMAIGMRQQG, from the coding sequence ATGTCCACCTTACGCCTTCCTTATCCACGCCTGTCTGCCGCCATCTATCAAGGCTTTGGCAGCGCCCATGCCGCTTTAGCCCAAAGCCCACTCGGCCCACAGCTATTGGAATTGGTGTATTTACGCGTTTCTCAAATCAATGGCTGCGCCTATTGCTTGGGCTTACACACCGAATCACTACGCCAGCAGGGCGAGTCGCAAGCCCGCCTAGACGTGCTCTCGGCCTGGCGCCACAGCAGCGCCTTTAGCGAACGGGAACAGGCGGCGCTGATCTGGGCGGAATCTCTAACCGAGTTGGGCGCTCTTGGCGGCGGCAGCGACGCCGACTACCAACGACTTCAGGCCCACTTTAGCGATGTCGAAATCAGCGACCTCACCTTGGCCGTGGCCTTGATGAACGCCTATAACCGCATGGCCATCGGCATGCGCCAACAGGGTTAG
- a CDS encoding class I SAM-dependent methyltransferase produces MQLTHNNLEEYQDPRNYDLEFGGEVDKYAFFLRLAEQQQGSVLELACGTALTALPIAQAGFDVTGVDLAPEMLAYAQHKAHALGVPLRLLHGNALRLNEVLPTQRYDLIYLTGNAFQCFLTPQDQTTLLQGVHALLADGGVFAFETRNPNGTDLSLVETAEPWHTFVDGHGETVTVSGTQRYDAENAIMHWTTIRRSEGQERHSRIACRFTDRDALNSLLAANGLALEAQYGNWQGDAFSPNSPLIISVCRRTERP; encoded by the coding sequence ATGCAGCTGACGCACAACAATCTTGAAGAATACCAAGACCCCCGCAACTACGATTTAGAATTTGGTGGCGAAGTCGATAAATACGCTTTTTTTCTGCGCTTAGCCGAGCAACAGCAAGGTTCGGTTTTGGAATTAGCCTGCGGCACAGCCCTGACGGCGCTGCCGATCGCTCAGGCTGGTTTTGACGTCACCGGCGTTGATCTGGCGCCAGAAATGCTGGCCTATGCCCAGCATAAAGCCCATGCCTTAGGCGTGCCGTTACGGCTGCTGCACGGCAATGCCCTTCGCCTTAACGAGGTATTACCCACGCAGCGCTATGACTTAATCTATCTGACCGGCAATGCGTTTCAATGCTTTTTGACCCCACAAGACCAAACAACCTTACTGCAAGGCGTGCATGCCCTCCTAGCCGACGGAGGTGTGTTTGCTTTTGAAACCCGTAACCCCAACGGCACCGACTTAAGCCTGGTCGAGACAGCCGAACCTTGGCACACCTTTGTCGACGGCCACGGCGAAACCGTGACGGTATCAGGCACCCAACGCTACGACGCAGAAAACGCCATCATGCACTGGACCACCATTCGCCGTAGCGAAGGGCAAGAGCGCCACAGCCGCATCGCCTGTCGATTCACCGATCGCGACGCCCTTAATTCGCTCTTGGCCGCCAACGGTTTGGCCCTAGAAGCCCAATACGGCAATTGGCAAGGCGATGCATTCAGCCCCAACAGCCCCTTAATCATCAGCGTGTGCCGCCGCACCGAACGCCCCTAA
- a CDS encoding C39 family peptidase, whose translation MTPSLPFPYVPQWASAHAIPQILSGELALIDDPLWADSGAPSAAAYAEWTSHICGMACLRMILGQRMGLDQAPSLFQLKDQCLAHGGYIQEGERIKGLYYRPFIEWVHSAYGLKAELKEHTPIQALLPGLGHKHVFIASVHPSIRTPENNPPHQGGHLILVYGYDAERHTLTFHNPSGHVHSSQQAVCMPVADFERFYAGRGILVAR comes from the coding sequence ATGACGCCCTCTTTGCCTTTCCCCTACGTACCCCAATGGGCTTCCGCCCACGCCATCCCGCAAATACTCAGCGGTGAGCTGGCCTTAATCGACGACCCGCTCTGGGCCGACAGCGGCGCACCTTCTGCCGCCGCCTACGCCGAATGGACCAGCCACATCTGCGGCATGGCCTGCCTGCGCATGATTTTGGGCCAACGCATGGGCCTAGACCAAGCGCCTAGCCTATTCCAGCTCAAAGATCAGTGTCTTGCCCACGGCGGCTACATTCAAGAAGGCGAACGCATCAAAGGCCTATACTATCGACCCTTTATTGAATGGGTGCACAGCGCCTATGGCCTCAAGGCTGAGCTGAAAGAGCACACGCCGATTCAAGCCCTCCTACCAGGCCTGGGCCACAAGCATGTGTTCATCGCCTCCGTCCACCCCAGCATACGCACGCCTGAAAATAACCCACCGCACCAAGGCGGCCATTTAATCTTGGTGTATGGCTACGATGCCGAACGCCACACGCTGACGTTTCACAATCCTTCAGGGCATGTACACAGCAGCCAACAGGCGGTGTGTATGCCAGTGGCCGACTTTGAACGCTTTTATGCCGGCCGCGGTATTTTAGTGGCGCGATAA